DNA from Dama dama isolate Ldn47 chromosome 5, ASM3311817v1, whole genome shotgun sequence:
GCCTGTCAGAGATCTCAGCCGTCCTTCCACAcacgcacccccacccccacaggagACCCTCCGTTGGGCCAAGCCCGGCCTCCCTGCAGCTGCGAGTGCCCTGAGCCCTGTGACCTCCTTGGCTCCGCTCCTGGCTCTTCTCCACTCCAGTCTGAATCTTCCTGGCTCTTCAAGcctcttgagaaagaacaaaagtgaaagtcattcagtcctgtctgactctttgcgaccccatgaactatacagtccatggaatgctccaggccagaatactggagtgggcagctgttcccttctccaggggatcttcccaatccagggattgaacctgggtctcgtacattgcaggcagatttttttaccagctgagccaccagggaagcctcttaggACTCATTGTCTCCACCTCGCACGGCCCCTGGGATTATTGCTTCCCCTTCCAGAGAGGGGCGGCTCTGCCAGGACACACCGACCCTCTGCTGGTCGGTCAGGCTGGACTGGCTGCCCCTTCCGTAGTGGCCCTGTGCAGGACAGGacggttctctctctctctctacctctctcTAAGGGTCTGTGGACTCAAATGGTGCCATGGATGGAGGGTCTCATGTCCAAGGCCCTCCCAGAGCTTCTGGCCATCCTGTTTCCCCAgctcaccaccctcctcccctctgccttcCTAGGGCAGCCTGTTTGTTCCTGTTCGGGCGTCATCACCTCCACCCTGCCCCTGCAGCTCCAGGGACTCAGGGAGAGGCATGTTGGCTTCCCTGACTCTATCCCTGGGGTCTCTGCTGCTCTTGGATCAGCAGACAGCTCTTTATTCCAAGCAGCAGTTATGGAGtccatgtgctttttttttggggggggggcgggcgtgggattttagctccctgaccagtgattgaacccacacccctggcAGAAGCAGCAAGAGTCGTAaccatggactgccagggatgACCTCCGCTGGTCTTGGGGCACTTTCTTCACCTTGCAGGGAGATtacttgctgtgtcctcaccgTTGTCTGGTCCCAACACAATGGGAAGCCATTGGCAGCTTTCAAACAGGCACCTCGCATAACCtgatttatgcttttttttttttttttatgctttttaagAAAAACCACTTTCCTGGGTGGAGAATTTCTTGGGAGGGGCCTGAAATCTCAGCGGTGTGGTAGAAATCTGGAGGGGACATAGGATACCTTGGTTTAGGGTGCTGACGGGGTCTCAAGAGACATGACTTCCAAGCTGTTCGGAGTCAGAGCCATCAAGACGTGTTGGGGTAGATGGGAGGGGTGCGGTGAAGAGACGAATCAAGGATGAGTCCCTGATTTGGGGCTTGAAGAGCTTGTGCATTTGTGAGCAGGGGTGCCATTCCTCAAAATCAGAAGCCTAGGGGCAAAGCAGTGGGAAGGAGGCTACAAGTTCTGGTCTGGTCATGCTACATTTGAGATGTTCATTGGTGTGTCTGGATTGCACTCTAGCCCCTCTGCCTGGGTTGGAGGCCCCTCCCGGACAGGGTCTACTAAATCCAGGGCAGACAGCATTTTAGACACCGAGTGTTGAAAAGATCAAGGCACCTTGTCCTACGTGGAATTCCAAATAAAGACAATGTTAAGCCTgaaaactgggacttccctggtagtccagtggttaggactccacgcttccaacacagggggtgcgggtttgatccctcgtagGGTAACTAACAGCCCACAAGCTGATCAGCACCGAGTCAGGGGGAATATGAAAGCCAAAAACTAATCCATTGCTGTAATTGAAATGACTCTACTCTGGATTTTCTGAATGCAAAATTCTGGATGATTTAATcaaacatgcattttttttttttccccctccctgcTTTGCTGGTGCCCCAAGTGCGCAAGCAGTCAGCcgattcctgggctgggctgAACTGAAGGGCCTGGAGTGAAGTCAAGCTAAGAATATTCCacgaatgaataaataaacagcaGTGTAAGTTTCCCGccttacatgactgagcaaacagcTCTCTGAGAAGGCAGTGAGTCCTCACCAGCCTGGAACCACAGTCACCCAGGTTTGGTTCGCAGTCACTTGGTCTCCCAGGGCTCCGGGTTCCCAAGGCAGCTCAGGGTCTTCTGGTGACTGCCGGCCTCTACACCACAgctccctgctgccctctgctgCCCAATGGCCTAGTGACCATGAGATTCTGCCCTGGAAGAGCCCAGGGAATTCAGAACCCCCAGGGTCCAGGGACACTGATGTGACCCCATGTCAGGGAACAGTGGTCGAGAGACTGGAGGATTAGGTCCAGGGGCTGAAGGAGCATGTGACTGCGTATCCGAGACGTGTCCACTCGTGACCACATAATCTAGTGGTCGAGCAACCTCAAGACCCTGCAGCTGCGGACCCGGGGTCCGAGGGGGACACCATCACTGATGGCCAGGGGATCTGGGATCAAAGTGATCGGGTGAACCGGGGTGCTGAGCCCGGCGGGCGCTAGAGCGGCGCCTTAGCCGGCAGCCACCCGGCACCCCGCACTCCCGCCGCTCGGAGCCGCCCGGGCCTCCTCTGGATCCTCATTGGTCAGCCCTCGAAGGCGTGGACCAATCAAAACCTTCCTCGTGTCGCCAGGGCCCTCCCAGCCGCCGCTCGCCGAAGCTGGGGCGGGTCTCTCCCCCGCGGACCCAATGGCAGCAGAGGCGGGGCTCCGTGCAGGCCGGCGACTGGCTGCCGCGGCGGGCCCCGTCAGAGTCCGGATTGGCCGGCGGCGGAGACGGAAGCGACCGCGGGCCGAGTCGCCGGAGCCCGGCCGGGGCGATGTGGAGCGCGGGCCGCGGTCGAGCTGCGGGCCCGGCGCTGCTGGGGGTCCTGCTAGCCCTCTCGCTGCCGGGGGGCCGTGCCGCCAAGGCCGACGCGGGGCTCGTGACCTGCGGGTCGGTGCTGAAGCTGCTCAATACGCAGCATCGGGTGCGGCTGCACTCGCACGACATCAAATACGGATCCGGTGcgcgggccggggccggggccgcccgacggcggggtgggggcggggtccccgcgggccaggggctgggggtcctCAGGGCCGGAGGCCGGCGGCTTCGAGGGCGCGGTGGGGACGCCGTTCGGAGCGGCGGACCTGGGAGTGCGACCGGAGGCGGGCGGCGGACGGGGAGCGGCTTGGGGAGCCGTTGGGCCCCAGGGTCGAGGTCGTCGGGAAAGCGGAGGTTGTCCGGGGCGCGGGTCGGCGTTGCCACGTTGACGGTCACCCCGGGGATGGGGTGTCGTCCCCAGGCAGCGGCCAGCAGTCGGTGACCGGCGTGGAGGCGTCCGACGACGCCAACAGCTACTGGCGGATCCGCGGCGGCACGGAGGGCGGGTGTCCGCGCGGGTCCCCGGTGCGCTGCGGGCAAGCGGTGCGGCTGACGCACGTGCTTACCGGCAAGAACCTGCACACGCACCACTTCCGGTCGCCGCTGTCCAACAACCAGGTGAGACCCCCTGGCTTGTGAGCGCGGGGCCTGGGCATCTGCTCAGAGCCCCAGctttcctctgtgaaatgggagcgTCAAGTTAGAAGCGTTTGCCCGGCGCCCACTCTGGGAACAGAGAGATGACCCCCACCAGCGCCTACCCCCTGGAGCCCTCAGCTCCGCGGGGACACAGCTGGAAGAGGCGTCCGGCTGGAGAGCTCCACTCCTGGGTGGGAGCTGGACCCAGGAGGGGATCCACACGGCTGTTGGGGTGGAGAATGGGAAACTGCGGCGAGGAGGCACTCAGCCCGGCCCTGGAAGGATGAGGAGGAGTCCAGGGAGGAGAAGGGCGTCTTCCCAGGCTTGGGCAAGAGCCTATGTGCGAGTTCATCGGAACTGGGAGGGTGGTGGGGCTGGCACAGAGGGTGGTTGGGGGCTTATCCGAAGAAAAGGATGAGATAATAGAAGCTTGACTGTCAGCCTGAGAGGCAGACATGATGCTGAGTGAGGGTCAGAGGAATTAGGACAGAAGGaactggaggaggagggaggggggcggTCTTGCCTCCGTGGGGGCCAGTGGTCGCCAGCCAGGCAGGTGAGgtggggtgtgcatgtgtttaaaGAACCTGTGTTGGGGGGCCTCGGGGCTGAGTGTGGGTTCCAGTTGGCAGCTGCGGAAGCTGAGTCTCAGGGAGAGGTATGGGGAAGTGAGTGCCACTGCCAGGCAGGTGCCCACAGGGGACTCAGGGCTCCCTTTGTCACGACCGCTGTCTTCACCCCCTCTGCCCCCACAGGAGGTGAGCGCCTTTGGGGAGGACGGCGAGGGGGACGACCTGGACCTGTGGACCGTGCGCTGCTCAGGGCAGCACTGGGAGCGGGAGGCCGCCGTGCGCTTCCAGCATGTGGGCACCTCCGTATTCCTGTCGGTCACTGGCGAGCAGTACGGGAGCCCGATCCGGGGGCAGCACGAGGTGCACGGCATGGCCAGCGCCAGCGCCCACAATAAGTGGAAGGCCATGGAAGGCATCTTCATCAAGCCCAGCCCGGAGGCCCCTGGGGGCCACGATGAGCTCTGAGCGCTGTGGACCGGGGGTGGAGGGCAGCGGGGAGTGTTGTCTGCAGACAACTCTCGGGGGAGACTTTGGGTTTGTAGGGGTTCTCAAGTGCCTTTATGATTAAAGAATGTTGGTCTGTGGTCGCACTTTGCTGTGAGCCTGGGGCTGACCGGAAGTTGCCAGCTGGTCCCGCTCAGCATCTCTTCCTCAGTGTGAGAGCTCTGTCTCCAGCACAGCTGGTAGCTGAACCCGTCCAGACCTCTCTGACGCTCTTCTGTGCACTCTCCACACTGCCCAGGGCCACCACAGCCGCCTCTCCCCACTGGCCCCAGTGACCCCAGTTGAGCTCCATGAACCTTCCTGATAAGGGCTGGGGTCTTAGCAGATTGCAGGAGCCCTGCTCCCCACCAGCTGGGGTGGGCACAAGCTGTCCAGTCCCTTCATCCCTAAAAGGGCGTCCCTTCCTCCTGACACCCTTCCCCTGGCAGTTGTGACAGTCTGGACCCCTGCCTTTGACCCAGCACTGGGCCGGGACTCTTCCCATCTGGTGGAGATTCACATGGCAAGATCCCTGTCTCTGTGCAGATTTTCACCCCACACACTCAGCCGGCCCCAAATCGCGGAGGCCTTAACAGAACTTCAAAAGATATTGCAAGGGAAGATAACCACAGAGGACTGCCGTCTGCAGCCATCTgagaagacttcctggaagaaGAGTCACACTTTGAGCTGCTATAAGGTTGAAACTTGAAGGAACAGTATAAATCGGCTGGCCCTTGACGGAGGACGGTAATAGCAGTTTTGCTGGTGCGTGGGTGACCTCTAGAGGTGATGGCAGAGATTACAGGCTGAAGGACTTGAGCTGCCCGGTTTAGAGGGTGCCAGAGTCCAAGAAGCCAGGAGTGGCAACCAGTGGGAAGGGCCTTGGAGGAGGGTGAgcacctgacttctgagaagtCAGTTGGCCTTAGGGGGTGAGAGAAAAGCTCTAGCCAGTTGTGAAATctgaggggagggagggtcaTGACTATGCCCTTTACTCCCCTGTCCCTTCCCCCACGAGGTCCTGCTCTGCTCAGACCTTTTGAGCTTCGTCTACTACCCTCCACTTCTCTCCCACTGCTCATCTGACCTGAGAAAGGCGTGCAGGCAGTTTGTTGGGAAGTGATCCCAGAAAACTGGGGAAGGAGTGGGGCCGAGAGGAACAGGCAAGGCAGCCGGTAGAACATGCAAGTGGGGGGCACTTACCCAACCAGGGTACCTCCTCTCACTGGCTGAGGGCTGCGGGGCGGGTGGGGGTGTCCCTCTGCAGCCCTTCCCACTTGCCCTGGATTCTGCAGCCAGAACGAAGCCCTCAGGGGCTGGCGGTGAGCATCCTTTCCTTAGAGGTGAGTGCTAATGGGGTGTGGGCGCCGGCAGTGTCGACCACACTGCCAATCCCAGGGGCACTCCTCTGGTCTATCCCTGGCCCCATTGGGCCTCTGTTACCGCCctagcaccacacacacacaagtgagtGTTAGTTAACAGCGGACTCCAACAGTGCATGGGAGGAATCCTTGGGAAGTCGAGCCTGAAGCTGTGAAAGCAGGTGAGGTGGCTGCAGGCAGAATGCAGGAAAAGACCAAAAATTAAAACTGCAGTAGCAGCCGATCTCTCGTTTATTGAAaactaagtgccaggcactgggccagCGATTTACACAGCGTCTCATTTGCTCCCGGCAACAAATCTATGAAGCACAGCACGTTCAATTATCGTCTTAATTTTTCAGAGGAGGTTTACCGAGGTTGCTAAAGATGCAAACCCAGCTCTGCCTGCCTTCCAAAACATTGCTCTCAGGCTCTGGACTGAGCAAATAAAAGAGGAGGGGGCCCAGATGCCGCAGTAGCCTAAGTACTACCCCCTCAAACATACGCACTGCAGCTCTGTGAGGGCCGGCGGGGCCATGTCCATCCTCCCGGGTCATCAGCCCCCCGCGAAGCACTGAATGAATGCTTATCCACGATTACGCAGGGACCCGAGTGGCGCCCCCTTCCCCGTGCCTTCCACGGATCCACAATGCtccggcgggggtggggggagctccaAGACCGCGTCCCGCACACAGCCCAGGCCCACCCGGTGGTCTCAGACAGATCTCATTCGGTTCAAGTCCAGAGATGCGGTGGGGTTGAGCGGGGAGGGGGTTACCCCAGCCATGAAGCCCACTGCAGCCGAGCACGCCACTGGGGGAGGCACCGGGAGCAATCCCAGTACGCCGGATGGGGCGGCCTGCAGCCGCGCAGGCGTAGGCttgagcgcgcgcgcgcgcgcgggtCGGGACATTTCCCTCCGGTCGTAGCCCCCTCCGCAGCGAGTCTGGCCGCGCGCCCGGCGCCCCCCACCGGGCTTCCAAGCGCCTCTTCGGGGCGGCGATGAAAACTCGCGAAGACTGGAGCTGCGAAAAGGCGGGCAAAGTTCCCTTTGATAAGTTATGAATGGGGAGGCAGTGTTCTCAGAACTCATTGTTAAAACCGCGGAGCCGTAGCCTCGGCCCGCGCGCGGCCAATCAGGGCCCGCAGGCTATTTTGAAATCGCTCCGGCCCCAGCCAACGGGCGCGTGCGGGGCGGAGCCGGCGCCGGCGCCGGCCAATGGGCGCGGCGCTATGCTAAGGAGCCGGGGGCCGGGCCGCCGCCTGTCAGCGGGTTAAAGATGGAGCCGGCGGCCGGAGGGCGCCACGAGGTGCGGGGTGGTCCTGGAGGGAGGCTCGGGCGGACGGCCACCCGGACCTCTCTCCGCCACCTCCCGAGACCTGCCGCGGCCCGGGGGGAGGAAGGGGCGTCCGCCGCGTGAGTAGCTGGGTCCGAGGTGGGGGCGCGGGGCTGGGCGGCCCTCTCccgccggggtgggggggtggtttgGAGGGGCGCAGCCCAACATCCCGGGCGCCCCGCTCCAAGCAGGGGACCACAGAGGGCCGGGAAGCCTCCTCGTCCCTCTTCTCTCTGGGCCGCCGGGCAGGGAGTCTCCCGGGACAGAATGAGGGGCCCAAGCTGGGCGCCAGGAgccaggggccggggccgggggccTGAGTTGGCGGGGGGCGCGCCGGCccggagttgggggggggggtcacccTTCTTTTCTCCGAGGCGCGGGCCGGGCAAGCGCGCAGGGTCGTCAGGCTGTATCCACCCTCGCCCCAGGCGCCAGTGGGCTTCTGCCCGCACAGGAGCACGGGTCCCTCTCCTTTGTGTGTGCGCCCTATCCACGGTCCGCTCCCGCTCAGGTGCTGGAGCCGCCCCTCTGTCTGGGCTCGCATACCCACGGCTCTCCGGAGGGTGCCGCGGAAGGTGTGGCTCCCCTGGGGGTCCTGGGACCCCAAGGACGGCAGCCCCCCGGTGAGATTCCTTCCGCGCCCCGCTGTCTAGGAATGGGCCCCTAGCCCCACCCACCCAGGGTTCAGCTTGCTTCCCGCCCTGCGTGTACCGGCGGCCGTGGGAGTCCCTCCTGCTGGCCGCAGGTGCTCTGACGATGTTGCACTACTGTGCTTTGAGGAGCAGTGCAATGATATTGTCAAAGCATCTGGGACCAGCCTTGGAGACCCCTTCCCCCACACTGCCACTTCCCTTCCCCAGGCCGGGCCCCCGGACCTGcacgccctcccctccccctgcccagtgCGCTCCCTTCTCCATGGAAACTTGAGATCCTGGCCAGGCCTGGGCCTCTGGGGTCAGAGGGCACCCTTCCCCCAGGCAGAGGCCCCGCCCCAGTGGGCCTGCATTCCGGGTCTCAGATCCAGGCCGACCACCGGGAGAGGCGCTGGCAGGCCTGCCTGACACTCTTTCCCTGTTGCACTACTGTGCGCCCCTGGGAAGCAGTGCAATGATGAAAGGGCATCGGTCAGGCCCCGCCCACCACCCACAGCGCCCGGGCAGGGGGTCCGGCCGCCTCACTCCACTAACCGGCAAGGAGGCACAGGTGCGGAGCTGGGCCTGCGGGCCCTCCATTGGAGGTCAGAACGGCAGAGCTGGGAGGTTGTCTCCCAACCTCTCCATCTAGGTTGTGGCTGGACAGGGGGTGGGGCAGACTCAGAAAAGCTGTGGTTTGAAGAGGATCTTTGCAACCAACTCCCAGGTAAGACTGAGGGCTCAAGGTTTGGTCAggaccctgtggacagaggccCACTGCTTTGCCCGGACGGTCTGCCTGGGCCTGGCTCAGACCCAGCTTCACCTGCACGGACTTCCTGGGGGTGCCCTGAGCCTGGCCCTCCTGGCATGCCTGGGGAGAACGTTCTGGGTCCTCCGCAGGAGCAGTGCTAGCTGGGGTGGACGGTGGGCTCGGGAAGTGGAGCCCCGTGCCCTCCACCCAGGCCCACGTGTTCTCTTACAGGAACgtgtgctgccctgagcctgcaggAGGGACGGTGAGGTGCCCAGCATCCCACCCGCACAGCTGGAATCGGGGGCACTGGGGCTGACCTGCCACGGAGATTGGCCCCAGGCATGCCTGCAGGGCCCCCTCAGCATCAGGACCAGACACAAAGGATTTTCATGTGCCCAGTGGCACCCATTCAAGCCTGTCTTCTTGAGAGGGGGCCCATTCGTGTCTGAAGGGGCATTTGGGAGTACCCTTCATCAATGGCTGTGCCCAGAGGGACAGTGACTTCACCCCCTGCCCTGGGGTAGAATCCCTGGCACCCTGGGTAGGATGAGGGGCAATGACACCTGCTCGTCTACCTCCTAGGCCTGACCCCTTGGGGTTCCTCCACCCCAGGATCACCTGACTCAGGCCCCCCTTGCTCCTGTGCAGACTCTATACCCCATGGCCAAACACGCCATGCAGCTGTTTCCTGCCTTTGCTGGGAACTCAGGGCTCTGCTCAAATGTCCCCTCCTAAGGAAAGTCTTCCTTGGGCTCCAGGGCGCCCAGTGTTCCTCCACCAGGGCCTGTCACATTTCCACCTGTGGCTGAAGCCCTCTTTAGACCAGGAGCCCCTGAAAGCAGCAAACACTTCGTTTTTGGCAGTGCTCAACACggcatacttttaaaaatccaaagaaaCATATACAGTGTGAAGTATTATCAGCATAAACATGAAGGGGATGTTAATCAAGGGCCTGCCTGACCTCTCAGAGGATGCTTGTCCTGGTATTAAAGAAGCACATACTATGTATTTTAGAGTCAAGTCCTTAAGTCACAGGTGGCCGGCCAGGCAACAGAATGGAGATTTGGAGGCAGGTGTATCTGAGTCTGTCTGCAGCCCTATGCAAGATACACAGGCCACAGCTTCTCCTTCCTTGGAGGAGGGAGACCTCAAAGTGGGAGGAAGTGAAGGCCACCTCCTGTGTTGGGAACAGCTGGGGCTGGTGGTTTGGAGGTTTGGTGGTAGGagatgaaaaaaaatctcaagatcTTGGGGCTGACAGGAGGGGACAGAAACACAGCACTCCAGGgagcacacccccccccccaccccccaatcacAGACTGGAATGGATGGTGGTGTTGGTCCCTGGCCAGGTAGGAGAGGGAAAGTGAGAAGCAGGTTGTGGAGGGGAAAAGGAGCTGCCAGTTTCTGATGTGCCGAGTGTGAGATGCCCAGGAAACATCCCCCCGGGGACACGTACATGTGGGTCAGGATCCCGGGGAACTTGGGGTTCAGTCAGTTCTGGGTTGAGACTAAGGAGCGGGTAAGATGTCCAAGAAGGGATGGTGAAGACCCTCCTGGAGGGGACAGAGGCTGGAGAGGAAGTCCAGAGAGAAGGTGGAAACTCCGGGGCTACAGGATTTGTGGGCAGAGAAAAGTCTCCGGGGCACTGACGTCCCTCAAGTCCCCCCAGACCCTGAGGAGGGGAGCAGCCAGGATGTGAGGGGCCTGGAGGCAGCCCAGGTCCGAGGGTCTCAAAGAGATTGCGAGAGTTGGCCGGCCAGGAGCGGGGTGGGCCTAGTCTGGGTGCAGCGGTGCGCGCCCCGTCGAAGCCTGAGGGCGCATGCGCGGAGCGCGGGCATTGTCACGTGCTGCCGTCCGGCTCGCGGTCTCCTGGGAGTGGCCGGAGCGGTCCGGGCGGCGGCGCGCGCGGTGGCTGGGGGACAGCGGTGCGTCCTGGGCCGAGCCACGAAGGGCAATCGAATTCCGGCCCTCGGGGTGGAGTCGGGGGCGGGGGCCGCCCCTCCTCTCCCGGGGAGGGTGGGCTGGGTGCGCTCAGACCCGGGGAGTCCCGACTGGATGGTGGCGGAGCTGCAACACTCGGGGGGCTTCCCTGTCTCTCGGGGCGGGTGGGGTGGGCGCGCCCAGACCCGGGGGACCCCGCCCCGACAGCCGCTCGGTCCCCAGGCAGCCGAGCCGCCGAAGCCCTCGAGGATGGAGGTCCTGGACGAGTTCGACAGCGAGTTCCCCCAGACTGTGACCTTCTGCCAGCTCATCTCCGAGGAGGACTTTGAGAGGCAGGCGGCGACCTACACGGAGCGCGCGCTGCGCCGCCTCTTCCGCAGTCTCGACCGCAACCCGGCGCTGGCCGAGCGCGCGGTGCGCAAGGGCAAGCAGGCCGAGTGCGAGCGGCGCGggctcctctccttcctctgggtGCGGCCTGCCGGGCGGGGTCGGGGcggcccggggtggggggcggggtgggggcttcccagaggcGGTGGCTCAGGCATCTGGCTTCCTCCCCCCTGCCTCGCCTGCGGCCCTCGCAGGCCAAGGCGTCGTGTGCGGTCCAGGGGGAGCTGAACTGCTGTAACAGCATGGGCGCCCTGGAGATGCACCAGCGCTTGGAACAGCTGAAGAGACGCATCCACCGCGTGCACCTCTACTCCCAGGGTGAGCCCACCGCGCGCTGCGCCGGCCCGCCCGACTCACACCTCCCCGCGGGGCCGCAGCGGGCTTTCCACGCCGGCTCGGTCAGTCAGGACCCCTGGAGGCCCGCACACTGTTTGGGTGGGAGGCAAATTCGTGTTCACATGGGGACAGGTGAGGGTGGAGCTGGAAGGTGGCCGCGTTCACTGCGACACCGGGAAAGCAACTGAGGAAGAGGCCACTCTGTTGACACCACCTATGTGGTGGGGTGACCTCGCTTTACCCCCGTGCACGGGACTGAAGAACTGTGTTGTCCTTTGGGGAACCCACTCAGTTTGTGTCCCTTGTCGGGGTCCCCGGTGTATTTGCCTGTTCCCCTCTGCCTGTGTGTCTTGGACGGTTGCTCTGAAGCTGTGAGGAGGTTTGGATCTGGTCCTTGGGTGTGTCCATGTTCAGGGTTGTGCGGTGAACGCCTTTGTTCGTGTCAGAGGCCCTGGCTCaacctgggcaggggtgggggtagaCTCACGGCACTCTTTCATCCAACAGCTGACCCCCACAGCATGTGTAGCTCTCATGACAGCCTCCcaaggtattcagttcagttcagtcactcagtcgtgtccgactctttgcgaccccatgaaccgcagcacgccaggcctccccgtccatcaccaactcccggagtccacccaaacccacgtccatcgagtcggtgatgccattcccaccatctcttcctctgtcgtccccttctcctcctgccctcaatctttcccagcatcagggtcttttccaatgagttagtttttcgcaccaggtgaccaaagtattggagtttcaggttcagcatcagtccttccaatgaacacccaggactgatctcccctaggatggactggttggatctcctttcagtccaagggactctcaagagtcttctccaacaccacagttcaaaagcatgaattcttcagctttctttatagtccaactctcacatccattcatgaccactggaaaaaccataaccttgactagacagacctttgttggcaaagtaatgtctctgcttttttttttttgttttatgtctctgctttttaatatgctgtctaggttggtcataactttccttccaaggagcaagcgtcttttaatttcatggctgcaatcaccatctgcagtgattttggaacccagaaaaatgaagtcagccactgtttccactggttccccatctgtttgcgatgaagtgatgggaccagatgccatgatcttagttttctgaatgtggagctttaagccaactttttgactctcctctttcactttcatcaaggggctttttagttcttcttcactctctgccataagggtggtgtcatctgcatatctgaggttactgatatttctcccggcaatcttgattccagcc
Protein-coding regions in this window:
- the SDF2L1 gene encoding stromal cell-derived factor 2-like protein 1 — encoded protein: MWSAGRGRAAGPALLGVLLALSLPGGRAAKADAGLVTCGSVLKLLNTQHRVRLHSHDIKYGSGSGQQSVTGVEASDDANSYWRIRGGTEGGCPRGSPVRCGQAVRLTHVLTGKNLHTHHFRSPLSNNQEVSAFGEDGEGDDLDLWTVRCSGQHWEREAAVRFQHVGTSVFLSVTGEQYGSPIRGQHEVHGMASASAHNKWKAMEGIFIKPSPEAPGGHDEL